The DNA segment TGTATGAGGAATTTTGTTCCCGTCGCCTCCACCATGATGCACCTATCCGAACAAGGTATCACAATCATCGTGACACCTATTGTGTTCGTATTAACGGCGCCGTTGTCGGTTAACGAATAAACCGAAAAGCAAAAAATCCCGTCTTACGATTTATACGATCGCAAGACGGGGTTTATTTTATATATTGTTTTTTGGGATAAAGTGTTATATAATGTTAAATATCTGATTTATAACTACATAAAGAGGTAAGTCATGCTAAAAAAGGGTATAATTGTCGAAACGACTTTTGACGAATATGAAATTGAATCACAAATTAACCAAGGCGGTAGTGGCACCGTTTTCCGCGTTTATAATTCAGCAAAGCAAGTTTATGCTCTTAAAGCTATTGACCGAAATCTAACAACCAAAGATAAACTCAAAAGATTTAAGAATGAACTTGCTTTTTGCCAAAATAATAATCATAATAACATCATACATATTCTTGACCACGGAGTTTACCATAAAAATGATGAAAACATTATTTTTTATGTAATGCCATTATACCCAATGACATTAAGGGATAGAATGAATTCTCGTATTCCAGCAGATGAAGTATTACCAATGTTTTATCAATTACTTGATGCTATTAAATATGCTCATCAAAAAAATATATGGCATCGCGATATAAAACCTGAAAATGTCCTTATTGATGACAATGGCACTGTTGTGCTTGCGGACTTTGGTATCGCTCATTTTTGTTCAGAGGAGCTTGTGACAGCGGTTGAAACAAAAAAGTGTGATCGTCTTGCAAATTTCCAATATGCAGCACCGGAACAACGTGCTAGGGATTCCATAGTTGATGGAAGTGCTGATATATTTGCTACGGGTTTAATACTTAATGAAATGTTTACAGGAAAGGTAATAGCAGGAGCCAATTATTTGACAATAAAATCTGTAAACTCAAAATATAGCTTTCTTGATAAAGTTGTTGATTCAATGATTTGCCAAAACCCAATAGATCGCCTATCTTCCGAAGAAATTGCATTTCAAATTGCATCTGAGCAAATAAATGATCAAGAAAACCAAAAACTTACATCCCTTATTATAAAAAAGCCTGATAATGATGATAAGTTTTTTGAAACCACAGATAGCATTAAAACTGTAAAAAAAATAGATGAAAAGGATTTAAATAATAAACTTGCTATTGTTGAGATTTATGAAGAACTATTAAAAGTCAAATCCCAAATTAAAAAAAATCAAACACAAAACTAAATGCGTAAGGAACTAAACTCAATACTATTTTAAGTAAATAAGAAAAGAATTACGGTGTTATCTTGATTTTTTATCAAATAGTGAAAACAGCGGACAAACTTTGATGCTTGCCCGCTTTTCTTTTTATAAAAAAACTTATTTAATCTCCACTGCTGCCGGTGAAGGCGATTTCCCTAAATCCTTACATAGTTCGACATACCCCGCTTGAATCGATTCTTTAATTTTTGCTTCGTCGAAATATTTGCCGAAGCGATCTACAAGGATTCCATAAACATAATTAAATTTCTGTTTGCCTTGATTCGTTTCAAAAGTCGTAAGCGCGACTGCGCAAAGCGATTTCGCTGTATCAAAAAGTCTCCGATCCTTTAACCATGGTACCGCGACCTTTGCGACCCAGGTCGATACCAGCGTTACGATAATACCCATAATCGCAAGGATTATTTGTGTGAAATCAATCGTGTAAGTCATTGTTTTGTTCTTCTCCCTTTTCTTTTTCAGTATTTTTGATATGGTCAGCATATCCTTTCAGATATGGCTCTTTGTTATTGTATTTTCGCTTATTACCGTGAAGGTATCCGAGTATGCTAAGCTCGCCGACGCAAGCCCCAAATACGCATGAAATAAGCGTTGACGGCTCACTTCCGACAATGATGAATATAATCAGGCATACTATCGTAAACACGGCTAAAAACGAGAATATGCTGTATACAACCTTATCGACATTCATATCTTTTTCAGAAACTGGAGCGCGATCCGGCTGAAAAGCTGAAGGATCAGCGCATTTGCTCCATCCTTCAGGCTCATCACATTCATTGCTTTGCCGATGAACCGCTCCGGAACGCTTTTGCCGTTGATGTACCTTGCACCGGGGAGAATCGTCACACGGTCGCCGGCTTTGAGCTGAGGCTGGTTCGCTGCCGATGAGACGCTGTAATCAATCCACGGGCATTTACCCCACCACTTCCACGGACGATCTGCAAGCCGAGTTTTAACTACGCCATACTGGAAGCCGCGAGCTTCGATGACTTCCCCGCCCCCTATGTACACGCCGACATGACCGGACATAAAGACAAGCGTGCCGGGTATTTCGGGAATTGTGTTGATATCGCCTTTTTCTGTGCATTTCGTGCGCATGCCGTTTGCAGAAACGTCCTGATCTTCGCGGTACTTTGCCGGGCTGTTTGCGTCAACGCTCCACAGATAGCCCTTGATGAGCCCTACACAATCGTGTACCTTTTGACCGATATGCTTTTCTCTTGCCAGGGCGACGCGAGTGTCTGACCAGTACACCGGGTATGTCTTCGCATACCAGTCTAGATCGCTTGTGTTTGCAAACTGCCCAAACGAACCGTACCAATACGGTTTACCGAGTTGTGCTTTGCAATAATCGACAAGACTTTTTGCTGTTTTTGCCATGGTTTCAACCTCCGTTTTCTTAATCATTTTTATGGTTTTTTACTACGATCTGACCGTGATCGCGTTCAAGATGCTCATTAAGCCGGTTGTGTTCCATTTTTGCGGATTCATAAATCGATGGGCGGCCGACAACTTCAAAATTATATACAATCGAACTGTTTGGGTCAGATCGTCCAAATCTTTTCAGGGCAATCTTATCACCTGGGAGTATCAAAAAGTCAGGTGGAGAAAAAACTACAGCATCGTAGTCGATTTTGTTCTGCGCTTTCGTCTGCTCACTTTTATCGGACCCTTTCGAAAGTGCGCAAATAATATTAGAATAAACCACAGAAGGAACGGATTTCGTGATCTTATTCGTTCCTGTCTGTGGCGTTGTTCTTGATATTATGGCAGTATCTTCGTATGTTCGTTCAATGGCCGCCCTTTCGGCAGCGGCATATCCGAAGCTCATTATCTGATCACCACCTTAATTTTCGATATTCGTTCAGTACTGTCTTCCATCCGAAAAAGTCGCCGCCGTCAGCCCCCATGTTGAAAGTTTGCGCCGATCCGGAAGCGCCGGAAGCATTAGCAAATGATGTTTGCACATCGCCACGCTTTACAGACGCCACCGGACCCACAGTAGCTGAGGCGTCGCCGAGTCCCGCGCTTTTATAATAACTGACGACCATGACAATGAGAACTTTTTCAAGAGGTGTTGGAAGCGTGTCCTGCCCGGTATAGGATAAGACCATATCTTCAATCGTTTGAATAACAAATTCAAGAACCCCATCCTGATCCATACTTGTTATACCGAGCAGGACCTTAATTTTTTCAAGTCTGGAATAAGTCGGCGACATAAGAGTATGAAAAAGTTGGTTCTTTTCAAGGTCAGTCAATCCTTCAAGTGAATTCATTATTTGTTCTAACACGTATTTCACCGCCTTATACTATAACTTAATTAAGCAACAACGATAGTTGCGTTTCCGGCTTTCTTTGCCTTATTGTCATCGACATCAACTTCCGCGATGGTGATCTTGTACCCGTTGGTTGCTGCGAGCTCGCCAGAAGCGGGAAGATCAGTCCAACCAGTCGTCAATACATCGTTATACGCGACAGCTGGCGCGGTTGTGGCATGAGTCTTGTATACAAGTTTTCTACCGGGAAGTGCTGTTTCTGTAACTGTAATTACAGTATTTCCTGCCGCTTCTGCATCGGCAGAAGCAACTGTCAAGGTTCCGAGAGTACCAGCGCCCTTTTCATAAAAGAAAAT comes from the Oscillospiraceae bacterium genome and includes:
- a CDS encoding serine/threonine-protein kinase; this encodes MLKKGIIVETTFDEYEIESQINQGGSGTVFRVYNSAKQVYALKAIDRNLTTKDKLKRFKNELAFCQNNNHNNIIHILDHGVYHKNDENIIFYVMPLYPMTLRDRMNSRIPADEVLPMFYQLLDAIKYAHQKNIWHRDIKPENVLIDDNGTVVLADFGIAHFCSEELVTAVETKKCDRLANFQYAAPEQRARDSIVDGSADIFATGLILNEMFTGKVIAGANYLTIKSVNSKYSFLDKVVDSMICQNPIDRLSSEEIAFQIASEQINDQENQKLTSLIIKKPDNDDKFFETTDSIKTVKKIDEKDLNNKLAIVEIYEELLKVKSQIKKNQTQN
- a CDS encoding NlpC/P60 family protein, whose protein sequence is MAKTAKSLVDYCKAQLGKPYWYGSFGQFANTSDLDWYAKTYPVYWSDTRVALAREKHIGQKVHDCVGLIKGYLWSVDANSPAKYREDQDVSANGMRTKCTEKGDINTIPEIPGTLVFMSGHVGVYIGGGEVIEARGFQYGVVKTRLADRPWKWWGKCPWIDYSVSSAANQPQLKAGDRVTILPGARYINGKSVPERFIGKAMNVMSLKDGANALILQLFSRIALQFLKKI
- a CDS encoding phage head-tail connector protein, with the protein product MLEQIMNSLEGLTDLEKNQLFHTLMSPTYSRLEKIKVLLGITSMDQDGVLEFVIQTIEDMVLSYTGQDTLPTPLEKVLIVMVVSYYKSAGLGDASATVGPVASVKRGDVQTSFANASGASGSAQTFNMGADGGDFFGWKTVLNEYRKLRW